The following coding sequences lie in one Pempheris klunzingeri isolate RE-2024b chromosome 13, fPemKlu1.hap1, whole genome shotgun sequence genomic window:
- the runx3 gene encoding runt-related transcription factor 3, translated as MASNSIFDSFSNYSSSLLREPPTTRRFTPPSTSFPCSKIGDGNGAMATPGPLRSRPDARNVVDVLADHAGELVRTDSPNFLCSVLPSHWRCNKTLPVAFKVVALGDVPDGTLVTVMAGNDENYSAELRNASAVMKNQVARFNDLRFVGRSGRGKSFTLTITVFTGPPQVATYHRAIKVTVDGPREPRRHRVKIEDPQKMQFSDRLSEIERYQRSMRMAPVNNNPRPIHQTHLSTTQALWQEQMDTPALKTCKVEEDLRPWPGTTDLFQQRTTFPSLSPLTDPRFSDPRMHYPGAFPYSANTSSTGISGLSMSASSRYHTYLPPPYSNNQTQNFQSNSYLYYGTGSGSYQFSMVAPGNTGGERSPTRLLSCSGATGAGGTNSLMNPGLNTQSEGVEADGSHSNSPTAMSASGRLDESVWRPY; from the exons AGCCGCCCACCACCAGACGGTTCACGCCGCCCTCCACGTCCTTCCCCTGCAGCAAGATTGGAGACGGCAACGGGGCCATGGCCACCCCGGGGCCCCTCAGGTCAAGACCGGACGCCAGGAACGTGGTGGACGTCCTGGCGGACCACGCCGGCGAGCTGGTCCGGACCGACAGCCCCAACTTCCTCTGCTCCGTCCTCCCGTCTCACTGGAGGTGCAACAAGACGCTCCCCGTGGCTTTCAAG GTCGTGGCTCTCGGTGATGTTCCCGACGGGACTCTGGTCACAGTGATGGCCGGGAACGACGAGAACTACTCGGCCGAGCTGAGGAACGCGTCCGCCGTGATGAAGAACCAGGTGGCCCGTTTCAACGACCTGCGCTTCGTGGGCAGGAGCGGACGAG gaaagagcttcactctgaccatcaccGTGTTCACCGGACCGCCGCAAGTGGCCACCTACCACCGCGCCATCAAAGTCACCGTGGACGGACCCCGGGAACCACGCA GGCACAGAGTCAAGATAGAAGACCCCCAGAAGATGCAGTTCTCGGACAGGCTGTCAGAGATAGAGCGCTACCAGCGGAGTATGCGCATGGCCCCTGTGAACAATAATCCCCGCCCCATCCACCAAACCCACCTCAGCACCACACAAG CCCTGTGGCAGGAGCAAATGGACACCCCCGCTCTGAAGACATGCAAGGTGGAGGAGGACCTGAGACCATGGCCAG GGACTACAGATCTCTTCCAACAGAGGACCACCTTCCCGTCTCTGTCGCCGCTGACTGACCCTCGCTTCTCAGACCCCCGCATGCACTACCCCGGGGCCTTCCCCTACTCCGCCAACACCTCCAGCACTGGCATCAGCGGCCTCAGCATGTCAGCCTCTTCTAGATACCACACCTACCTGCCGCCCCCCTACTCAAACAACCAAACCCAGAACTTCCAGTCCAACTCCTACCTGTATTATGGCACAGGCTCTGGATCCTACCAGTTCTCCATGGTGGCGCCTGGGAACACCGGGGGCGAGCGCTCTCCCACCCGCCTGCTGTCCTGCTCGGGGGCCACGGGCGCCGGGGGGACCAACAGCCTGATGAACCCGGGCCTGAACACCCAGAGCGAGGGAGTGGAGGCCGACGGCAGCCATAGCAACTCCCCCACTGCCATGAGTGCCTCAGGCCGTTTGGATGAGTCCGTCTGGAGGCCTtactga